One window of the Mixophyes fleayi isolate aMixFle1 chromosome 6, aMixFle1.hap1, whole genome shotgun sequence genome contains the following:
- the HPS6 gene encoding BLOC-2 complex member HPS6 yields the protein MTQRGPPELLSDYSLFGRPQLLRDALQVAPGDSRVFRSPDGGHLFLWLHRQRRLLSFLRLPAGSPPLPGAHLEQTWPSHSPELCGLLFPRCPGQDWLMTLVWRTGRVDVWSPPRGPSGWDLLRSLELCNSPRARVSSVCCSGGELVWCEERPPSRAQDPSFTYCICRRALRGSGQQVTMGSMRIVLHHSPLYTLLCSHTHIYMAPETPSQPLLVYSSAEDTIIMVTLTLGVIHSKSLAEGEADFKKMILEYVGFLDGQTHSAIKDLVVTGAGQLLLMTTAMKIYLVDENGAVRHIFDVENPSVAKARVKMQIFGDTLACAVDTVLYLVDIHTGRLVTKLLLNAEELFFLKVLDTEDVQLLTKTGIYKIGRSAGVEEDGGRSEPVHLEMVYEEACKYYQKRSLSNAKLTVQALKKEGMFQAPIILSAILNGYQKNGRSKDHKKYADLLSNMNNELQSFISLELLKACIVNASEADIEQYCEELVDHEITRLLQVDLDRDSLVYINSLFRTFPKPAWMSLRNNFQFQQNSEGKLVVRATADLWKKVLSPLPSGSRESTGNGVYPLFEVICRSLCTYKPKWLPRFVQHAQDCSGLCRTFNAKDNFEGVPLYKRALSVLGKLKENTKIDLEVELLLGSGRPQAIIQAIHVLIGLQQWSRVMEETQRFSQLSPLIKKDIFITLLVEFVKHRHLDSYVNQLCDICPEGTTATDILRVVLQNMPKAQANPSPFSCDGAHLTIGFLKPLLNKVLQSQDRKDENYTTQNFPPVTPERANKPVAQPPFVNGDIPSPTDIYATNSSDIAAFCTVLK from the coding sequence ATGACGCAGCGAGGCCCCCCGGAGCTCCTCTCGGATTACAGCCTCTTCGGGCGGCCGCAGCTCCTCCGCGATGCTCTGCAGGTGGCGCCGGGTGACTCCCGGGTGTTCCGCAGCCCGGACGGCGGACACTTGTTCCTGTGGCTCCATCGTCAGCGGCGGCTGCTGTCCTTCCTGCGGCTGCCGGCCGGCTCTCCGCCGCTGCCCGGGGCTCACCTGGAGCAGACCTGGCCCAGCCACTCCCCGGAGCTGTGCGGGCTGCTCTTCCCTCGATGCCCCGGACAGGACTGGCTGATGACCCTGGTGTGGAGGACCGGCCGGGTGGACGTGTGGAGCCCTCCCCGGGGACCCTCCGGCTGGGACCTGCTGAGGTCACTGGAGCTCTGTAACAGCCCCCGGGCCCGGGTGTCCTCTGTGTGCTGCAGCGGGGGGGAGCTGGTGTGGTGCGAGGAGAGACCCCCATCCAGGGCCCAGGACCCCTCCTTCACCTACTGCATCTGCCGGAGAGCCCTCAGGGGGAGCGGCCAGCAGGTGACCATGGGCAGCATGAGGATTGTCCTCCATCACAGCCCCCTGTACACCCTGctctgctcccacacacacatctaCATGGCCCCAGAGACCCCCTCCCAGCCCCTGCTGGTCTACTCCTCAGCGGAGGACACCATCATCATGGTCACCCTCACCCTGGGGGTCATCCACAGCAAGTCCCTGGCCGAGGGCGAGGCTGACTTCAAAAAGATGATCCTGGAATACGTTGGGTTCCTAGATGGTCAGACCCACTCGGCGATCAAGGACTTGGTGGTAACCGGGGCCGGGCAGCTGCTGCTCATGACCACCGCCATGAAGATCTACCTGGTGGATGAGAATGGAGCTGTCAGACATATCTTTGATGTTGAAAACCCCTCCGTTGCCAAAGCCAGAGTCAAAATGCAGATATTTGGTGATACGTTGGCTTGTGCCGTGGACACAGTGTTGTACCTGGTTGATATCCACACAGGCAGACTGGTGACCAAGCTGTTACTGAACGCAGAGGAACTGTTTTTCCTGAAAGTGTTGGATACAGAGGACGTTCAGCTCTTGACAAAAACTGGCATCTATAAAATCGGCCGCTCTGCCGGCGTCGAGGAGGACGGTGGTAGGTCTGAGCCGGTGCATTTGGAGATGGTTTATGAGGAGGCGTGCAAGTATTATCAAAAGAGAAGTTTGAGCAACGCTAAGCTCACTGTGCAGGCGCTGAAGAAGGAAGGAATGTTTCAGGCTCCGATTATTCTGTCTGCAATACTCAATGGCTACCAAAAGAATGGCCGGTCAAAGGACCACAAGAAATATGCAGATTTGTTAAGCAATATGAACAATGAGCTTCAGAGTTTTATCAGCCTGGAGCTTCTTAAGGCGTGCATCGTCAACGCATCGGAAGCGGATATCGAGCAGTATTGTGAGGAATTGGTGGATCATGAAATCACACGTCTCCTTCAGGTGGACTTGGATAGAGACAGCTTGGTATATATCAACTCTCTGTTCCGCACGTTCCCCAAGCCTGCGTGGATGTCTCTAAGGAACAACTTTCAGTTTCAGCAGAACAGTGAGGGCAAACTTGTTGTCAGGGCCACTGCTGACCTGTGGAAAAAGGTATTAAGCCCCCTTCCTTCAGGATCAAGGGAAAGCACTGGCAACGGGGTATATCCTCTGTTTGAGGTCATCTGTCGGTCTCTGTGTACATATAAACCAAAGTGGCTTCCTAGATTTGTTCAACATGCCCAGGATTGCTCTGGCCTTTGCCGGACCTTTAACGCCAAAGATAACTTCGAGGGTGTCCCATTATATAAAAGGGCTTTGTCTGTTCTCGGTAAATTAAAGGAAAACACTAAAATCGATCTGGAGGTTGAGCTCTTGCTCGGCAGTGGAAGGCCCCAGGCTATCATTCAAGCTATACACGTATTGATTGGTCTCCAACAGTGGTCAAGGGTTATGGAGGAAACTCAGAGGTTCTCACAACTAAGTCCACTCATTAAAAAGGACATCTTTATAACACTTCTTGTAGAGTTTGTGAAGCACAGACATTTAGACTCCTACGTAAACCAGCTGTGTGACATTTGTCCTGAAGGGACGACGGCTACAGACATCTTACGCGTTGTCCTCCAGAACATGCCCAAAGCCCAGGCAAATCCTTCTCCCTTTTCCTGCGATGGGGCACATTTGACTATAGGTTTTCTGAAACCACTATTAAATAAAGTATTGCAAAGCCAGGACAGGAAAGATGAGAACTATACAACCCAGAATTTCCCCCCGGTTACGCCAGAGCGGGCGAACAAACCTGTTGCTCAGCCCCCTTTCGTAAATGGGGACATTCCGTCTCCCACTGACATCTACGCTACTAATTCTTCAGACATTGCTGCTTTCTGTACAGTATTGAAATAA